The nucleotide window TCCGGTCATCGGAGTCCGGATTTCATGGCTCATCATCGCCAGGAACTGGGATTTTGCATCGTTCGCAGCTTCCGCTGCGCGACGGGCAGCATCAAGGTCGTCAGCCAGTTTTTCGAGCGCATCGTGCTGGCTCGACAAACGCGCATGCGCCTCTTCAAGAGCGGATTCGCGGCGTTTGAGATCGGAAATATCCGTAAGGGTGATAACAGTACCGCCTTCTTTTGTGCGGCGTTCCGAGACCAGATGCACACGGCCGTCCGGCCATACCTGTTGTACAGGCTCAATGCTCGGATTGCGGTGCATTTCGAGACGGTCGCGAACCCATTCTTCTCTGCCTCCATACCCGCTCGGGATATAGTCGTAATCAGCCAAAAGTTCGACAAAAGTCTCGAAAGGCAATCCAGGTTCGATATGGTCGGCGATCGCCGGGCGCAGATTCTGGTACGTCTGGTTGCAGATCATCAGACGGTCTTCATTGTCAAAATATGCGAAGGCTTCATTGATCGACTCAATGGCATCAACCAAGCGCCGTTCGCTTTCGAAGATCTTGTTCTCGGCTTCTTTGATTTCCGTGACGTCAACCATGACACCGGTAAAATCAATCCGGTCATCCCAAACGTTGACCACTTCCGACATGTTGCGAATCCAGCGGATACCGCGCTGTGGTAACTCGTAACGCGCCTCGAAGCGAAGCTGATCTCCTGTCCGGAAAGAAGCAGCCAAGGCAGCATTTACCGCAGCCGCATCCGCATTGACCGGCCGCAGCGATGCGGAAACACCACTTGGGCTCACATCCTCGAACCCGAAAATCTCGGCAGCCTTCGGACTGAGATAGGAATAGCGGGGGCTTTGTTCGGTTTCGAGCGACCATTGACAAAGAACACCGGGAATCGTTCTTGCGATTTCGCTCAGCCGCGCTTCGCTCTGGATAATGCGCTCCTGATCGAGCTTCCTCCGCGTTACGTCGACGATCGAGCCGACAATACGCAAGACCTCGCCGTTATCGTCAGCAATTTGCCGACCTCGCCAATGCACCCATTTCATCTGTCCATCGAGAGAACTCATCCGGACCTCGATATCCATAACCGCCCGGTGCGTCAGACAGGCCCAGTATTGTCCTCTGAAATGCTCCAGGTCCTCTTGGATCACGGCATCAAACAGAGACTCAATGTTGCCAGGCTCCGCCGCCTTGCCATCAGTCAGGATCCCGGAGGCGAAATCTGACCAGTAGAACGAGTCTGCAGACCGGTCATATTCCCAGACACCGATTCCCCCTGCCGTCACCGCGAGTTCATAGCGCTCCTTGACCCGTTCAAGCTCCTGGCTGGCGAGTCGCTGCTCAGTGACGTCCCGGCGCATTGTTATATGCGCGTCAGCGTAGGTCCGGAACTCACGGGCCGCATACCAGCGCCCGCTCTTGTGCAGTCTGTCCCCTAGTTCGCCCGCAACCTCCTTGCGCGCTTTCAGACGTTGCGCGATGTAAGCTTCGGGGTCCTCCCGAGCCAGTGGGCTATCAACGACGCGGTTTTGCAGGCTGATACGCAACACGTCCTCGAAGGATTTTCCCTCAAGGTCCTCGATCTCTTTCAAATACGGGAACAGATCGAAATATTTCGGATTGGCGTAAACGTACCGATCGTCGGGATCATAGATACTGACTGCCTCATCCAAAGCGTCGATCGTCTGGCGCAACAACTCATTGGTTCTGTGAGTTTTTTCGATGTCATCTTCGGTCGTAACGTCCTGGAAAATGCCGCTGATCGCAACGACAGCCCCGGCTTCATCAAGTTCCGGAAGGCCGGCAGACCGCACGTTGCGCACAGCACCATCCGGGCGCCGGATCCGCAAAGTGAACTCGAAGGGTTCCGCCGCCGCGATACATCGTTCAATTGCGGCATTAACTTTTGGTCGATCTTCGGGAAGGTACGCCGCCAGGGCAGCTTTCAGATCCGGCCCCCCGCTTTCAGGCTCCAGACCATGCAAAAGATAAACGAACTCGGACCAGAAGACGGCATTGGTCGCAAGATCGAGCCGCCAGTATCCAAGCTTTGCCAACCGTTCTGCGATCTGCAGCAAACGGGCACGATTTTCGGCGTCTGGCGCAGCAGCAGTCTCAACTGTTTTTTGCTGAACAGACTTTGATCGGGTCATCTTCAAAGAAGGTCCCACGGCCGCAGATGACCGATGCCAACGCTTACCTTATCGGCAAGGTTCCGATTGCGAAATCCAAACCCGCAGGACTGGATGCGTAGTTTTATTTTACCGCACCGACGCGCTGCTCGATATCCTTGATGCGTTGCAGACCGGGTCTGATTTCTGAATTAATGAACTCCAGCCGCTTCACCGGCCCCCCGCCATGGTTGGGAAACCGCGTTTCGTAGAGGTCCATCTTCACTGCGAGACCACAGAGCACGGCACCGATGCTCACATGGTGTGCGGTGACCAATTCCTGGAACGATTGAAACGAATCCGCGCTGATATTGTCCCAGAAATCATGTGAGCGGTGGTTGAAGTACTCAAATCGACCAACTAGAGATGTCGAAATCTCATTCAGGTCAGACTCGATATCCTTAAGGATTTTAAGCTGATTTCGGTCGTTCTGGATCTGGTAGTTGCTATGCAGCTCTTCCATCCAGGAGATGAAGGGCGGGAGCTGCTGCATGATCTTGTCGAGGCAGTTCCGGAAATACGAAAGTGACAGGAAAATATCGCCATAACGTTCGAGAAACTTCGGCACTTCTGTCAGTTCGGTATTCAGCTCTTCGGCAAGAAGCTTGAGCTTCGCCATCGCTTCGTTCCGGTTTGGAGAGGCCATCATCTTGAAGATCTGTCCGACGTCACTGATCTCTTCTGACTGATCGCTTCCATAAACGCGCTGGATTAGCGGGCGTGTAAAGGCACGCATATATTCGGTCAGCTCGGCACGCTTGGCCTCGGAGAGCTGTAGCGCCGAGAAATCCTCGAATCCGATATCCAGGTTACGCAGCTCCAGACGCAGCGAATAGACGTCGAACGACTCGAGGGAGGATAGCCTGTCCAGAATGATGAGGTCATGGGACAAAGCTCCCCCAACGTCCTGGAAGTATCCATGCAATTCCTTTGGCTCGACCTGGCCACTGCCCGAGCCACCGTCACGAAAAAGCTCGATCGCGCTTTCCAAGCGCGCATTCTTGATCATGAAGGCTTTCTTCAGGCCTGGCGTCTGCAACGGGATGATTGAAAGCGGCAAGGTATGCAGCGAATCGAGGGCATCCTCGTCGATCTTGACCTTGTCCGACTTCTTATCCTGCAATTTCACACTCATGAAAAAGCGCTCTTTCTTATCGGGTACACGCGCACCTTATCAGCCATTGAGCTTAATATTTCATAAACATAAGCACATCAGTATCGGCCGGAACGCCATCAGACCTGGTTCATAGATGGCATATCAATTCCAGATCGACTTTCAGATCTAAAAGCCAAACCCCAATATGGCGTCACAATCGCCTCTTGGAAATAGGGCTTAACGATCGTTGGAGCTAAGGTTTTCAAAAAACTTACCGCACGCCTGACACATAAGGATATGCAATCCATGAACAGACGCGAACATATTGAGACCAAAAAAAGTACACGGTTTATTTTTTGATTTTTTTCTCAAAATTCGCCCCGGTGATTCACGAGCGATTCACGTTTTGAAGCCTAGAGTTCCTTCAGACGCCAACTGGAGCGCCGCAAAACCGCGACGCCCGGCAAATTCAAATGACAGACGCAACCTAGCCTGGAGTGATAGATGCTCGAAAGTTTAGAATTAAACAATCGGGATCCCCGCGGACGCGAGCTCTATGTTCGCCATCAACAGGTCTATTCACTGCTCGAACTGAATGTTCAGCTCTATCAATTGAAAAGCACCTCCGATGGTAAGCTCGAACTTGATTCCGCGATCAGGGACACATCTCTTCTGATTTCCGAACTCGTCACGCGCTTTGAGGAAGCGGCGGTTCAGACCCGCGAAGCGCAAGTGTATTCGGACAATCAGATTTCCGCATTACAACGGGCGATCAGTATGCTGGAAAGTCTCCGCACGGAGGAAGCTCCCGTTGCCAGCCTGATGGATGCAGCGCGGACAGTCGTGACTGCTGGCTCGCAGCCTCGTTTTCCCAAGCCCCGTCTCGTGGTTTCGAACAACTAGAAACACGCTCAATAAAAATGTCCGGCGCTCAGCTTGAGCGAAACATGAACTTTGTAACGTCGATGCCGTTGACCATCGACCAGAAACGCGATATTTCGCTGCCCACTTCGATAGCCGGTTTAGCTCAGTTGGTAGAGCACCTGATTTGTAATCAGGGGGTCGGGGGTTCGAGTCCCTCAACCGGCACCATTTCCCGCAGGCGCAAGGCGGGTATGCTCAATTCCGCGCCCCGATCTGCTTCTCTCTTTTTCCTTCCGACTCACTGAGCCTCATCGCCAAGCGCCGTTCGTCACACAGCGCGCGATAGTGGTTCATCACAGTGCATCGCAGAATTGATACGAGAGACTCATCGGGAGACAGTCCAGCCAGGCAATCTTCTATCAGCAGCCTCAGCTTTTCGCCCGGCGCCATATCATCCAATGCCGACCAGAATCCCGGTTCAAGCGCGATTGAGCGGCGCAACTCATCTCCATGAGGTCCACGTAAGCGGAAATGTCGCCGAACGAGGCAGGATCGATTTTTCTTAGCCACGTTGAACCTTCATAGCTTGAAACAGAGTTGAGGGACGAAATATAGATTTTGTTTATGGGTAACCCGGAGGGTGAAATACACCCTATAGGTTAACGCCGTTCATTTCCATTGGGATTTTAATATAATTAGAAGGACATAAGCTTTTACTGAAATCAAAATGATGCTTCAGAGAGAGCGATCCTTGGGGAATGTAAGATCAACGGAGGTTCCCTCGCCGACGCGACTTTCCAGATCTATCGTTCCGCCATGCAGTTCAATAAATCTTTTCACGAGCGAAAGACCCAGCCCCGACCCCTCGTGGCTCAATAATGCAGTCTCACGAACCTGGACGAACGGCTCGAACACCCGGATAAGATGTTCCTTCGGGATGCCGCTCCCTGTATCGGTAACTTTAATGTGCACGCATCCATTATCGTCGCGTTCCGATACGATCCTAATCGTGCCGCCATAATCCGTAAATTTTATGGCATTCGAGACGAGATTCATCACCATCTGGCGGACTATACGTGTGTCCGCGCGGATATAGGCCGCATCATCCGCGACCGTAAGATGAATGCCGATCCCCCGCACTTCTCCATGCCGTCTGAATCCGCGCCGCACGAATTCAAAAGTATCGGCGAGGTCAATCTCGTCTTCGGACAACTCGAATGTGGAGGATTCTATCTTCGATAAATCGAGTACGTCATCGACGAGCGAAAGCAGATGCCGACCGGAGGACACCACGTCACTCGCATATTCAGCGTATTGCGGCTTACCGATGGGGCCGAGCATCTGATCACGGATCATTTCGGAAAAGCCTATGATTGAGTTAAGTGGAGTTCGCAGCTCGTGGCTCATTCCTGCAAGAAAATTGCTCTTTGCCTGATTAGCGGTTTCAGCGTGCTCCCAAGCGCGACGCAACCGCTTTTCCGTGCTGACCTGCTCGTTGATAGACCGGTCGGCTCCCCTGTAGCCAAGAAAGCGCCCTCCAGCCGAGAAACGTGGTTTTCCCGATGATGATATCCACGTCTTGGTCCCGTCTTCAGACACTGAAGCAAAGACAAAACTCTCGAACGGCTGCTTCCGTGCCATCACCTCCGCATGCTGATCGAGGCTCTCGCCGGTAGCGGTTTGGACATTGCAATCGCTCAGCCTGCGCCCGAGGAATTCGCTCGCCGGACGCCCGGCAATTTCCTCAAAACGAGGCGACAAATAAGTAATCCGTTGCTCCCGGTCTGTCTCCCAAAGGTAGTCGAAGGCTATTTCGGTATAATCGCGGAGCCGTGACTCGCTTCTGGCCAGTAAGCCGACTTGCTTCAGCAACAGATAAATGGCGCCTGCAAACAACAAGTTCACGATTATGATCAGCAATATCGGATTGATATAACCGACTGCCGCTTCGTGGGACCGGATTTCGATCTGGTAGGTACGGTCAAGGATATCCAGATCGTAATAGAGAGAGGTGTAGTCCTCACCACGTGGCCCCTTCGACTGTGACAACACGTATTTGCCGTCATAATGGAGCGCAACGGAGATTGACCCTCTTGGGTCCAGGCCGGCGATGCTGTCCAGAAGATCCGAGAAACGAAACACGACATTGATGAAACCGGCAATTTCACCGTTTCGTTTAACCGGGAAATAACTCGCAAAGCCAATACCGCCCTGAAGCAAAGTGATCGGCGGTGTGGCATGAGCCCGGCCGTCGGAACGCGCGGCGGCAATAGCCATGCCTGGAATACTGAGACTGCTCAGGTCCTTGTCTTTAACCTGCTCATTTCCGGCCAGAGGAACAATCCAGCGCGCCGTACCGGAGCTATCGACCCAGTTAACAGCCTGCACGCCGCTAAAATTCTCGTGGAAGGGCCGAGCCAGCTCGGCATACTCGGCTTCGCTCGACGGTGCGCTCTTCTTCTCCAGGGCCACGGCGATGCCGTTCACAGAAAGAAACCGGGCTTCCAGATAGTTTTTCAGGTTCTGACCAATGTGCGCGCGAGCAAACTCATGATGAGCTTCCCGCTCTTCATCTTCACGCGCTTCGATTGTGAACTGGGCGTAAAGCGTAACAGAAAGAACGACGACAAAAGCAATGCCTGCGACAGCAAGAGGCGACGTGGTGAGGCGCGCTCGCAGACCGGACGAAATCCCGTTATTCGACTTGTTCGAACCGACCAATCTGTTTTCCACTCTCAGTTCTAATGAGCAAACACCGAAAAATGGGTAACAGAAACATTATTTGGTCACCGGAAACCCACCGACTTCTAGGTTTTCAGAAACTTCTTTTTTAATGGTTAAAATATCATTTTCATCTGACACGGCGGCCTAGAAATTCTTCGATCCGCGCATGCCGATGGGCCCTGCTCGCGAACCGGGTCGGGTCGCCAGCGATGCCTAAAGACTCTTCAACCGGCCATACTTCCCCTAACAGGCGGGCTACGAGCAGTTCGGCGGCAAGCGGTGCCGTAACAAAGCCGCGCGAGCCCAGCCCCCCAAGGATCAGCAGATCGCCGCCCGGAAAGGTTACATAGCCCCGGCCCGCCGGATTACGAAACGCGTCAGCCAAACCAGCGACACTCGGAATGGCGCCAAACAGGGGAACGCGGTCGGGCGTCGCCGACCGCAGTCGCGCGCGCCCGGACCAAGAGGCATCGGGCTTATCGACGAGATGCGTCAGGCAGCCCGGCAGGCTTCCGTGGTTGTGGCGATGGTCCTCGTCAAGAACGGCCCACCCCCAATCTTCGCCAATCTTGTTGGTTCTGTCGTTGGTCGCGCCAAGCATGTGGCGTCCATCCCGTACCGGAGAAAGATATCCACTCCAGGACAGGGCGCATTTCAGGGTGTGGCTGGCATCCGATGCCGGAACCTCGGAAACCTGACCGCGCACAGGTGTAAGCGGGATCCAGTGCGTGTCGGCAAAGTGACGGTTGCCGTCGCCCGCGGCAAGAATGACGGCATCCGCCTCCCCGGCAACATTTCCATTTGAATCCATCAGCAAATATCCGCGGGCGGATCGTGAAACTCTGTCGATGTTGGTACCGATAACTCTGGTCGAGCCGATCCAGTCACTGAGCAGGCGCTCCGTTTGCAAAAGCCCCGCCGTCTCATAAAACAGGCTTGGACAATCCAGCTCCACGCCCGCTCGCTGGCTGGCTTGTGCCCGGTCAAGAAGGCTGCCGCTGGCCGCGGGCTGCCACGCAAAGTCCCGGGCCTTTCCAGCCCGCGCCAGCGTCTCCTCATCTTCCAGCATGACAAGCACGCCGCACGGATCCCACCCCGGCCCCTCGCCATATTGCGCGATCGCATACCTGTAGGCCGCTGCAAAAAACCGGGCGACGGCACTGTCTCCGGCATCCATCCGAGGCGTCACAAGTGCATAAGCATTACCGGAGGCGCCCGCGCCGGGTCCGGCGCCGTCGTACAGCACCGGGTCCATGCCGCGCCGCCGCAAGGCCCTGACCAGGGACGCGCCCGCGATGCCGCCGCCGACAACAGCAACCCGGTCCAGCCGTGACCGCTCACGGACCGGCACTGCCCGCCTAGACAACCGTGCCCGGCTGTCCGGCAGATCAGGCACCTTTTGCGCGACGATCATCTTCCACTTGCTTCCGAAGCCAGGCGTCTTGCGAACTTTGAAGCCGCGCTGGGCAAGGCCTCTTTTGACATCTCCCACAGCAGTGAAAGTCGCCAGACTTCCCTCCGGCACCGTCAGACGGGAAACCTCAGTCAAGACCTCGTCGCGCCACATCTCCGGGTTTTTGGACGGCGCGAAACCATCGAGGAACCAGGCGTCGATCCGCCCATGCAGGCCGGACAGCATCGCGCCCACCTCGCCGATAGCCAGCGTGAGAACAACGCCCCATTCCTCGAAATGAATTCTGTGCATTCCGGGAACGGGCTTGGGATAGCGATGCCTCAAAGCAGCTGCGATGAATTCCAGTTCCGGCCATTGCGCAAGCGCCCGGAAACATTCATCAGCATTCAGCGGATACCCTTCAACACTGACATAGTGCAGCAAGCCGTCCCGTGGTCTGGTTTCCAGCCACAACTGGACCGCAGCACAGAAATTCAATCCGGTTCCAAAACCGGTTTCCGCGATGGTGAAATCACTTTGTCCGGCCCAAGCCGC belongs to Nisaea sp. and includes:
- a CDS encoding PAS domain-containing protein — encoded protein: MTRSKSVQQKTVETAAAPDAENRARLLQIAERLAKLGYWRLDLATNAVFWSEFVYLLHGLEPESGGPDLKAALAAYLPEDRPKVNAAIERCIAAAEPFEFTLRIRRPDGAVRNVRSAGLPELDEAGAVVAISGIFQDVTTEDDIEKTHRTNELLRQTIDALDEAVSIYDPDDRYVYANPKYFDLFPYLKEIEDLEGKSFEDVLRISLQNRVVDSPLAREDPEAYIAQRLKARKEVAGELGDRLHKSGRWYAAREFRTYADAHITMRRDVTEQRLASQELERVKERYELAVTAGGIGVWEYDRSADSFYWSDFASGILTDGKAAEPGNIESLFDAVIQEDLEHFRGQYWACLTHRAVMDIEVRMSSLDGQMKWVHWRGRQIADDNGEVLRIVGSIVDVTRRKLDQERIIQSEARLSEIARTIPGVLCQWSLETEQSPRYSYLSPKAAEIFGFEDVSPSGVSASLRPVNADAAAVNAALAASFRTGDQLRFEARYELPQRGIRWIRNMSEVVNVWDDRIDFTGVMVDVTEIKEAENKIFESERRLVDAIESINEAFAYFDNEDRLMICNQTYQNLRPAIADHIEPGLPFETFVELLADYDYIPSGYGGREEWVRDRLEMHRNPSIEPVQQVWPDGRVHLVSERRTKEGGTVITLTDISDLKRRESALEEAHARLSSQHDALEKLADDLDAARRAAEAANDAKSQFLAMMSHEIRTPMTGLLGMVQMLRDEDLSDRQRDYLDVLGQCTDTLLSLLNDILDLSKIEAGQLSLESIEFDLGRVAEEIVGLFRGSASDKGIRLIYRMPETAVRAVRGDPLRFKQILANLVSNAIKFTAEGEVVLTLDGVLDGGTVTVSGSVSDTGIGISEEAMPRLFNRFDQADTSTTRKFGGSGLGLSICQRLLASMGGSISVSSASGEGSTFTFSVAFKAGSASEQPALSAGAPNLDAEPVDQVDPSVTPSLRILIAEDNGLNADLIAMMLEKWGHETDIAPDGRVAVDKATVTKFDLILMDMQMPELDGPDATREIRAGTGPNRETAIVGLSADAMPEHRAKYLEAGLTDFETKPVDWDRLRQLIAHLYERGFMSYY
- a CDS encoding ribbon-helix-helix domain-containing protein → MAKKNRSCLVRRHFRLRGPHGDELRRSIALEPGFWSALDDMAPGEKLRLLIEDCLAGLSPDESLVSILRCTVMNHYRALCDERRLAMRLSESEGKREKQIGARN
- a CDS encoding ATP-binding protein; protein product: MVGSNKSNNGISSGLRARLTTSPLAVAGIAFVVVLSVTLYAQFTIEAREDEEREAHHEFARAHIGQNLKNYLEARFLSVNGIAVALEKKSAPSSEAEYAELARPFHENFSGVQAVNWVDSSGTARWIVPLAGNEQVKDKDLSSLSIPGMAIAAARSDGRAHATPPITLLQGGIGFASYFPVKRNGEIAGFINVVFRFSDLLDSIAGLDPRGSISVALHYDGKYVLSQSKGPRGEDYTSLYYDLDILDRTYQIEIRSHEAAVGYINPILLIIIVNLLFAGAIYLLLKQVGLLARSESRLRDYTEIAFDYLWETDREQRITYLSPRFEEIAGRPASEFLGRRLSDCNVQTATGESLDQHAEVMARKQPFESFVFASVSEDGTKTWISSSGKPRFSAGGRFLGYRGADRSINEQVSTEKRLRRAWEHAETANQAKSNFLAGMSHELRTPLNSIIGFSEMIRDQMLGPIGKPQYAEYASDVVSSGRHLLSLVDDVLDLSKIESSTFELSEDEIDLADTFEFVRRGFRRHGEVRGIGIHLTVADDAAYIRADTRIVRQMVMNLVSNAIKFTDYGGTIRIVSERDDNGCVHIKVTDTGSGIPKEHLIRVFEPFVQVRETALLSHEGSGLGLSLVKRFIELHGGTIDLESRVGEGTSVDLTFPKDRSL
- the mnmC gene encoding FAD-dependent 5-carboxymethylaminomethyl-2-thiouridine(34) oxidoreductase MnmC, translating into MSADLVWKEDNAPFSNRFGDIYFSTEGGLAESRHVFLEGNGLPAAWAGQSDFTIAETGFGTGLNFCAAVQLWLETRPRDGLLHYVSVEGYPLNADECFRALAQWPELEFIAAALRHRYPKPVPGMHRIHFEEWGVVLTLAIGEVGAMLSGLHGRIDAWFLDGFAPSKNPEMWRDEVLTEVSRLTVPEGSLATFTAVGDVKRGLAQRGFKVRKTPGFGSKWKMIVAQKVPDLPDSRARLSRRAVPVRERSRLDRVAVVGGGIAGASLVRALRRRGMDPVLYDGAGPGAGASGNAYALVTPRMDAGDSAVARFFAAAYRYAIAQYGEGPGWDPCGVLVMLEDEETLARAGKARDFAWQPAASGSLLDRAQASQRAGVELDCPSLFYETAGLLQTERLLSDWIGSTRVIGTNIDRVSRSARGYLLMDSNGNVAGEADAVILAAGDGNRHFADTHWIPLTPVRGQVSEVPASDASHTLKCALSWSGYLSPVRDGRHMLGATNDRTNKIGEDWGWAVLDEDHRHNHGSLPGCLTHLVDKPDASWSGRARLRSATPDRVPLFGAIPSVAGLADAFRNPAGRGYVTFPGGDLLILGGLGSRGFVTAPLAAELLVARLLGEVWPVEESLGIAGDPTRFASRAHRHARIEEFLGRRVR